The Kocuria sp. TGY1127_2 genome includes a window with the following:
- a CDS encoding helix-turn-helix domain-containing protein: MATNVSSPEREFDIMDPHCPSRTVLRHVTDRWTPLIVTSLGEGRMRFTQLRDSIGGVTPKVLTQTLRSMERDGLVTRHAAGSVPPRVDYELTELGRSLAEPIDAMRRWAESSAEAIIRSRMHHDSSKV, encoded by the coding sequence TTGGCTACAAATGTCTCTTCCCCGGAACGCGAGTTCGACATCATGGACCCGCACTGTCCGTCGCGGACCGTGCTCCGTCACGTGACCGATCGTTGGACGCCCCTCATCGTCACCAGCCTGGGAGAGGGGCGGATGCGGTTCACGCAGTTACGGGACAGCATCGGGGGAGTGACCCCAAAGGTACTGACACAGACCCTTCGATCGATGGAACGAGACGGTCTCGTCACTCGCCATGCGGCCGGTTCCGTGCCTCCGCGGGTCGACTACGAGCTGACGGAACTCGGCCGGAGTCTGGCCGAGCCCATCGACGCCATGCGCCGCTGGGCGGAGAGCAGCGCGGAGGCCATTATTCGATCCCGGATGCATCACGACTCCTCGAAGGTGTGA
- a CDS encoding fumarylacetoacetate hydrolase family protein has product MKLGRAYVESLFDQQTGLYTWVEVAGKRYYLRDVGPASVVDSSLFREGSDEAREKFYSNLGQGELPHVRSMIDVLPMQPGKILCVGLNYHDHAEEVGAELPQYPTVFTKFSNSLVGPDDPIAMPPESTKIDYEAELCVVIGRSVRRVNEEDALGAIAGYTLLNDVSVRDWQGRTSEWFQGKNWDYSTPFGPHIVSRDQVDPVQGLKIECLVDGEVMQSGTTANMIFTPAQIVSYLSTFMTLEPGDIIACGTPAGVGMSKKPRRFWLKAGHKVTVRVEGIGEITNECVPEPETVEHFKNKAWWGPGVASASRDGH; this is encoded by the coding sequence ATGAAACTGGGGCGCGCGTACGTCGAGAGCCTGTTCGATCAGCAGACCGGGTTGTATACCTGGGTGGAGGTTGCGGGCAAGCGCTATTATCTGCGGGATGTCGGTCCCGCCAGCGTGGTGGACAGCAGCCTGTTCAGAGAAGGCTCAGACGAGGCCCGGGAGAAGTTCTATTCGAATCTCGGCCAGGGCGAATTGCCTCATGTGCGTTCGATGATCGATGTGCTGCCCATGCAGCCCGGGAAGATTCTTTGCGTCGGGCTGAACTACCATGATCATGCCGAAGAAGTCGGGGCGGAGTTGCCTCAATACCCCACCGTCTTCACCAAATTCTCGAATTCGCTCGTGGGTCCGGATGACCCCATTGCGATGCCTCCGGAGTCAACCAAAATCGATTACGAGGCCGAACTCTGTGTGGTTATCGGTCGGTCTGTGCGGCGTGTCAATGAAGAAGACGCGCTCGGGGCCATCGCCGGTTATACGCTGCTCAATGACGTCTCCGTCCGCGACTGGCAGGGTCGAACGAGCGAATGGTTCCAGGGGAAGAATTGGGACTACAGCACGCCTTTCGGGCCGCACATCGTTTCCAGGGACCAGGTCGATCCGGTTCAGGGGCTCAAGATCGAATGCCTCGTGGACGGGGAGGTCATGCAATCCGGCACCACCGCCAACATGATTTTCACCCCGGCTCAGATCGTCTCGTATCTCAGCACCTTCATGACTCTGGAGCCCGGGGACATTATCGCCTGCGGAACCCCCGCCGGCGTGGGTATGTCCAAGAAGCCCCGCCGATTCTGGCTCAAAGCTGGTCACAAGGTCACGGTTCGTGTGGAAGGCATCGGGGAAATCACCAATGAGTGCGTTCCCGAGCCGGAAACCGTGGAGCACTTCAAGAACAAGGCCTGGTGGGGCCCCGGTGTTGCTTCCGCATCACGGGACGGCCACTGA
- a CDS encoding MFS transporter yields the protein MNFDGFDSPRTRRFQRKVTLLSAGGVFLDGFDLTIIAVAMPMIVGEWGLDAGEKSILTSSAIIGSFIGAVSLGNLTDRFGRKAMYVIDLLAFVLFAVLTAFSPNLWWLVVFRFLLGIGIGADYPISATLVSEFAPKNGRGKLSTSLGAMWFVGAVVAYLVGLLTLPLGDFAWRAMLLIGAIFALVVFIFRVTLPESPRWLVAHGRFEDAKDVVEKVTGVRPSHHEVEAEATRPAHAPARTARLLSLFTGRQRNRTLFVCGFWFCYATAYYGISMYTPTILAPFTQGNQVAVIVGSGIVAVLGLVGSVIGMNLVDSWGRRPLIITSFAGLTVSLAVLALTVNPHLIFLIVLFSVAVLFANSGGGILNFVYPTELFPTELRATGSGLATSVSRIGSILGVVAFPNMVAAWGNNVALWVFAAVGLAGLLICVFMAPETKNRGLEEINS from the coding sequence ATGAACTTCGATGGCTTCGACAGCCCGAGAACACGCAGGTTCCAGCGAAAAGTCACCCTCCTCTCTGCGGGCGGGGTGTTCCTGGATGGCTTCGATCTGACGATCATCGCCGTTGCGATGCCGATGATCGTCGGCGAATGGGGCCTCGATGCCGGCGAAAAATCCATCCTGACCAGCAGCGCCATCATCGGTTCCTTCATCGGTGCCGTATCACTGGGCAACCTAACGGACCGGTTCGGACGGAAAGCGATGTACGTCATCGACCTCCTGGCGTTCGTCCTGTTCGCCGTCCTCACGGCGTTTTCCCCGAACCTCTGGTGGTTGGTCGTCTTCCGTTTTCTGCTGGGCATCGGCATCGGCGCGGACTACCCGATCTCCGCGACCCTGGTTTCCGAGTTCGCGCCGAAGAACGGACGCGGCAAGCTCTCGACATCTCTCGGGGCCATGTGGTTCGTCGGGGCCGTGGTTGCCTACCTCGTCGGTCTCCTGACTTTGCCTTTGGGCGACTTCGCTTGGAGAGCAATGCTCTTGATCGGCGCAATTTTCGCCCTGGTCGTCTTCATTTTCCGTGTGACGCTTCCGGAATCTCCACGGTGGTTGGTCGCCCACGGCCGGTTCGAGGACGCCAAGGACGTCGTCGAGAAAGTCACCGGGGTGCGCCCGAGCCACCACGAGGTCGAGGCCGAGGCCACCCGCCCTGCTCACGCCCCCGCCCGCACGGCACGTCTACTGAGTCTCTTCACGGGTCGCCAGCGGAACAGGACGTTGTTCGTCTGTGGATTCTGGTTCTGCTATGCCACGGCCTACTACGGGATTTCGATGTACACCCCGACCATCCTTGCGCCGTTCACTCAGGGAAACCAGGTCGCGGTCATCGTGGGTTCCGGAATCGTGGCCGTGCTGGGGTTGGTCGGATCCGTCATCGGCATGAACCTCGTGGATTCATGGGGAAGGCGCCCGCTAATCATCACGTCCTTTGCCGGGCTGACGGTATCCCTTGCGGTTCTGGCACTGACCGTGAACCCGCACCTGATCTTCCTGATCGTCCTGTTCAGCGTCGCGGTTCTCTTCGCAAATTCCGGAGGCGGGATCCTCAACTTCGTCTACCCGACGGAGCTCTTCCCTACCGAGCTCCGAGCCACGGGATCCGGATTGGCGACCTCAGTAAGCCGTATCGGTTCGATCCTGGGCGTCGTCGCCTTTCCGAATATGGTCGCCGCGTGGGGCAACAACGTGGCTCTGTGGGTCTTCGCGGCCGTAGGGTTGGCGGGACTGCTGATCTGCGTCTTCATGGCCCCCGAGACCAAGAATCGCGGCCTGGAAGAAATCAACTCGTAA
- a CDS encoding M20 family metallopeptidase gives MVAQSVVADVEETKKSAQRTAQSVSGEVLSLSHSIHAEPEVAFEEVETSRKMVDLLKHHGFSIETGVADLETAFVASYGSGELIIGICAELDALPGVGHACGHNIIASAGVLAGLSLASVADRIGITVKVFGTPAEEFGGGKIFMLRAGVFDGVHAAMMVHPGSEEHASHLTRSVVDLEVKYTGRPAHSAMAPFQGINAGDAATVAQVAIGLLRQHLRPGELVHGIVTSAGDAPNVVPHHSSLLYDARANTIAELEGPGGVKEKMIRCFEAGAVATGCDVEIKDEWPAFSEFRNDDPMVAAYRRNAEALGRVFTDAPMDQRIREAGSTDMANVSLEIPAIHPSIYVEADGATCHQPEFAQYCVSPSADRAVIDGGTAMCWTAIDMAADPDQRQRLLTARTES, from the coding sequence GTGGTTGCGCAAAGCGTCGTCGCCGACGTCGAAGAGACGAAGAAGTCCGCCCAACGAACCGCCCAGAGTGTTTCCGGCGAGGTGCTGTCCTTGAGCCACAGCATCCATGCGGAACCGGAGGTGGCTTTCGAAGAGGTCGAAACTTCCCGGAAAATGGTCGATCTCCTGAAGCATCACGGATTCTCGATCGAAACCGGAGTCGCCGACCTGGAGACCGCCTTCGTCGCCAGCTACGGCAGTGGCGAGCTCATCATCGGCATTTGCGCCGAGCTCGATGCGCTGCCCGGGGTGGGGCACGCTTGCGGGCACAACATCATCGCTTCCGCAGGTGTGCTGGCCGGTTTGTCACTCGCTTCGGTGGCCGATCGGATCGGAATCACCGTCAAGGTTTTCGGGACCCCTGCCGAAGAATTCGGCGGAGGCAAGATCTTCATGCTGCGCGCGGGAGTGTTCGACGGCGTCCACGCCGCCATGATGGTCCACCCAGGGAGCGAAGAACACGCCAGCCACCTCACACGGTCCGTCGTGGATCTGGAAGTGAAGTACACCGGCCGTCCTGCTCACTCGGCCATGGCTCCCTTCCAGGGCATCAATGCTGGGGATGCCGCAACCGTTGCGCAGGTCGCCATCGGCCTGTTGCGTCAACATCTTAGGCCCGGCGAACTCGTGCACGGGATCGTGACTTCCGCGGGCGATGCTCCCAACGTGGTGCCACATCACTCGTCGCTGCTCTACGACGCTCGCGCCAACACGATCGCAGAGCTCGAAGGCCCGGGCGGGGTCAAAGAGAAAATGATCCGCTGTTTCGAAGCCGGAGCCGTGGCCACAGGCTGCGACGTCGAGATCAAAGACGAATGGCCCGCATTCTCGGAATTCCGCAACGACGATCCCATGGTTGCCGCCTACCGGCGCAACGCGGAAGCCCTCGGACGGGTATTCACGGACGCCCCGATGGACCAGCGCATCCGCGAGGCCGGATCGACCGACATGGCCAACGTATCCCTCGAAATTCCGGCAATACACCCCAGCATTTACGTTGAGGCGGACGGTGCGACATGTCACCAGCCCGAATTCGCCCAATACTGCGTCAGCCCGAGCGCCGACCGGGCCGTGATCGACGGCGGTACGGCGATGTGCTGGACCGCGATCGACATGGCCGCCGACCCCGATCAGCGTCAACGTCTGTTGACCGCGCGAACGGAGTCCTGA
- a CDS encoding long-chain-fatty-acid--CoA ligase translates to MADNYQLNVTTMLRHAARTFPETEVVYKGAAGTWERSNYATEIKRVSQMAHALAEAGVQAGDVVGVMDWNSRRHMELYFALPGLAATHLQLNLKLSREDLTYVVKHSGAQWVVVDESLLPIAEGIQGTGDVRGWIILSDRRGSEISTNLANPIYLEDLMSTQPQEYAWEEIEEATAAYAGYTTGTTGRPKGIFYSHRAVCLHAWALHTSLSFTHRDCLMPVTPMFHVMTWGFLHAAVLAGSKLVMPGQYAATEVEDLAEALVHEEVTISNGSPAIWTPILEYFRHRPEAVDLEGLRVVVAGSEPALALMKGFQETANADIVHGYGASETSPIVAINWIRKRSLEGLSDDEWWDLKRSQGLPSAGTDIKIVALDGTELPHDGESAGEVYYKGPFITQEYFNRPESADSFADGWWRSGDVGVIDANGYLKLTDRLKDVIKSGGEWISSIDMENAILDNPRIAEAAVIGVPDEKWDERPVAYVVPRGGESVEADDVRSTLLTRFAKWQLPDKVVVVDELPRTSVGKLNKKKLRADYIS, encoded by the coding sequence ATGGCTGACAATTACCAACTCAATGTGACGACCATGCTCCGGCACGCGGCGCGGACCTTCCCGGAAACGGAAGTCGTCTACAAGGGAGCAGCCGGTACATGGGAGCGTTCGAATTACGCGACCGAAATCAAGCGCGTATCTCAAATGGCGCACGCTTTGGCCGAAGCAGGGGTCCAGGCGGGCGACGTCGTCGGCGTCATGGACTGGAACTCGCGACGGCACATGGAACTGTACTTCGCCCTCCCGGGACTCGCGGCAACCCATCTGCAACTGAACCTCAAGCTGTCCCGCGAAGATCTGACGTACGTGGTGAAGCACTCGGGGGCGCAGTGGGTCGTGGTCGACGAATCCCTCCTGCCGATCGCAGAAGGAATCCAGGGGACCGGAGACGTCAGGGGATGGATCATTCTCTCGGACCGGAGAGGGTCCGAGATATCGACGAATTTGGCGAACCCGATTTACCTCGAAGACCTCATGTCCACTCAGCCCCAGGAGTATGCCTGGGAGGAGATCGAGGAGGCGACCGCGGCCTATGCCGGATATACGACCGGAACCACCGGGCGTCCGAAAGGGATCTTCTACTCACACCGCGCCGTCTGTCTCCACGCTTGGGCGCTCCACACGTCGCTGAGCTTCACCCATCGAGACTGTTTGATGCCGGTGACCCCCATGTTCCACGTTATGACCTGGGGATTCCTCCACGCGGCCGTCTTGGCGGGCTCGAAACTGGTGATGCCCGGCCAATATGCGGCTACCGAAGTCGAAGACCTCGCCGAAGCGTTGGTCCATGAAGAGGTGACGATCTCCAACGGTTCGCCCGCGATCTGGACCCCGATTCTCGAATACTTCCGCCACCGCCCCGAAGCCGTGGATCTCGAAGGGTTGCGTGTGGTCGTGGCCGGTTCCGAACCTGCGCTCGCGCTCATGAAAGGCTTCCAGGAAACCGCGAACGCTGACATCGTCCATGGTTACGGCGCCTCGGAGACCTCGCCCATCGTGGCGATCAACTGGATTCGCAAGCGTTCGCTCGAAGGGCTGAGCGACGACGAATGGTGGGATCTGAAGCGTTCGCAGGGTCTGCCGAGCGCCGGTACGGACATCAAAATCGTCGCATTGGACGGCACGGAGCTCCCGCACGACGGCGAGTCCGCTGGCGAGGTCTATTACAAAGGCCCGTTCATCACGCAGGAGTACTTCAATCGTCCCGAATCAGCGGATTCATTCGCCGACGGATGGTGGCGATCCGGTGACGTCGGGGTGATCGACGCGAACGGATACCTCAAACTGACCGATCGCCTGAAGGACGTCATCAAATCCGGCGGTGAGTGGATTTCTTCGATCGATATGGAAAACGCGATCCTGGACAATCCGCGTATTGCAGAGGCGGCCGTGATCGGGGTTCCGGACGAGAAATGGGATGAGCGCCCCGTGGCGTATGTGGTCCCACGCGGCGGAGAATCTGTCGAGGCCGATGACGTCCGGTCCACGCTGTTGACCAGATTCGCCAAATGGCAGCTGCCGGACAAGGTTGTGGTCGTCGACGAACTTCCCAGGACCTCCGTCGGCAAGCTCAACAAGAAGAAGCTTCGGGCCGATTACATCTCGTGA
- a CDS encoding metallophosphoesterase, whose protein sequence is MSDRDNAGTSQGFATTSSRRVIPDAAAPFRRLHPGPGEPHTARTDLMPANAAWPDAGTQVLGLVHFTDFQLADLASPARLEFLQKLDGQPDWKGMIPSYRPQEFLQYHAIEGMVRAMNSLVEAQPDIWDLALTTGDNSDSSQRNEIEAYLRSLTGGVVKPAAGSREFQDAPVGMDDPQYYNPEPSSRDRYKTEFGFPDAPGALSEATRSFGTDGLGLPWLTCFGNHDCLVQGRASLPGGLDDFLSGPRKPIELDAASVPEGAKTPAYVNDPMWSTRGPTKDIDPSDGRTVWSKSDYVRAHLDSPGSPRGHGFTDVNLHDGVTYYAHDPNDDVRILVLDTTNTAGHVDGCVDDTQFRWLRDQLDASAAESRIVVLASHHGLSTLNNDYGIGDSRGTLHLADDVEALLHCYPNVVLWLSGHTHVNKVTPRPGRAPENGFWEVSTASISEWPVQFRGVQIFVSDSVVRIRTTMVDSQIPESPTSTRGLENLAALHRELGANDTGSVGGLHAEGTRDDRNVDLLVAI, encoded by the coding sequence ATGTCTGACCGGGACAATGCCGGAACGTCCCAGGGATTCGCGACCACCAGTTCGCGACGGGTCATTCCGGACGCGGCCGCTCCCTTCCGCCGTCTCCACCCCGGTCCGGGCGAGCCGCATACCGCGCGCACGGACCTGATGCCGGCCAATGCCGCCTGGCCCGACGCCGGCACGCAGGTCCTGGGCCTGGTCCATTTCACCGATTTTCAGCTGGCGGACTTGGCCTCTCCCGCCCGACTCGAGTTCCTGCAGAAGCTCGACGGCCAGCCGGACTGGAAGGGGATGATTCCCTCCTACCGGCCTCAGGAGTTCTTGCAGTACCACGCGATCGAAGGCATGGTTCGAGCGATGAATTCCCTGGTCGAAGCCCAACCGGATATTTGGGACCTGGCGCTCACGACCGGCGACAACTCCGATTCCTCGCAACGCAATGAGATCGAGGCGTACCTGCGGTCTTTGACGGGCGGCGTCGTCAAACCGGCCGCAGGATCACGGGAGTTCCAGGATGCGCCGGTAGGGATGGACGATCCGCAATACTACAACCCGGAGCCGTCTTCCCGTGACAGGTACAAGACCGAATTCGGGTTTCCCGACGCTCCAGGCGCGTTGTCCGAAGCAACGAGGTCTTTTGGGACGGACGGCTTGGGTTTGCCCTGGTTGACCTGTTTCGGGAACCACGACTGCTTGGTCCAAGGGCGGGCGTCGCTTCCCGGGGGTTTGGACGATTTCCTGTCGGGGCCGCGCAAGCCGATTGAGCTCGACGCCGCTTCGGTCCCGGAGGGCGCCAAGACCCCGGCGTACGTCAACGATCCGATGTGGTCCACGCGCGGACCCACGAAAGACATCGACCCTTCGGATGGCCGAACCGTATGGAGCAAAAGTGACTACGTCAGAGCACACCTCGACTCTCCCGGTTCGCCGCGCGGCCACGGATTCACGGATGTCAATTTGCACGACGGCGTGACCTACTACGCCCACGATCCGAACGACGACGTGCGGATCCTGGTGCTGGACACCACCAATACGGCCGGTCACGTGGACGGATGCGTCGACGATACGCAGTTCCGGTGGCTCCGGGATCAGCTCGACGCGTCCGCCGCCGAAAGCCGGATCGTAGTTCTGGCTTCACATCACGGGCTGTCCACGCTGAACAACGACTACGGGATCGGCGATTCGCGAGGCACCTTGCATCTGGCCGACGACGTCGAGGCCCTACTTCATTGCTACCCGAACGTGGTCCTGTGGCTCTCCGGCCACACGCACGTCAACAAGGTGACGCCGCGACCCGGACGCGCACCCGAGAACGGGTTCTGGGAGGTCTCCACGGCCTCCATTTCGGAGTGGCCGGTGCAATTCCGAGGAGTTCAGATCTTCGTATCCGACAGTGTGGTACGCATCCGGACGACGATGGTCGACTCGCAGATCCCCGAGTCGCCGACCTCCACGCGTGGGCTCGAAAACCTGGCGGCCTTGCATCGGGAGCTCGGCGCAAACGACACAGGTTCCGTCGGTGGACTGCATGCGGAGGGCACACGGGATGATCGCAACGTTGACCTCCTCGTAGCCATCTAG
- a CDS encoding LLM class flavin-dependent oxidoreductase — translation MPANGSPLKHLGFLHIAPFSPENPSQGFADAIDLFRHAETLGFDSGWLRTRHMQYGVTAPGVMLGALSQATERIELGSAVIPLEFENPYRLAEDLGVADLLTGGRLRPGLSVHPPRFDDAVNRTVFGPGWEADDYGYERIMRLIGLLQGKKIRDVGPYEGFGGNFDSETVQPLSPGLVERLSYGSGSLKSARWAGETGLGLLVSNIGSTENGIRDFDAAQAALIRAYREALPEQRPGRVAQARVVVPTDETSPEQRARYEEYVQRRTPRTRKVLGEKTIIAMDRMGSTGQIVEQLRSDPSFEAADEFIVELPFELEPSDWRHILEQCATKIGPALGWEPRL, via the coding sequence ATGCCTGCCAACGGTTCTCCCCTCAAACACCTCGGATTCCTCCACATCGCTCCGTTCAGCCCGGAGAACCCGTCCCAGGGGTTCGCAGATGCGATCGACCTTTTTCGCCACGCCGAGACCCTGGGGTTCGACTCGGGGTGGTTGCGTACACGCCACATGCAGTACGGGGTCACGGCTCCCGGCGTCATGCTCGGTGCGTTGTCGCAGGCCACAGAGAGGATCGAGCTCGGAAGCGCAGTGATTCCCCTCGAATTCGAGAATCCGTACCGATTGGCCGAGGACCTGGGGGTTGCTGATCTTCTGACCGGCGGGAGGCTCCGTCCCGGGCTGAGCGTTCACCCGCCGCGCTTCGATGACGCCGTGAACAGGACCGTATTCGGTCCGGGCTGGGAAGCGGATGATTACGGGTACGAGAGGATCATGCGTCTGATCGGCCTCCTCCAAGGGAAGAAGATCCGCGACGTCGGACCGTACGAAGGCTTCGGCGGGAACTTCGATTCCGAGACGGTTCAGCCTCTCAGTCCGGGCCTGGTCGAGAGGCTCTCCTACGGTTCAGGGTCGTTGAAGTCCGCACGATGGGCCGGCGAGACGGGTCTGGGCTTGTTGGTGAGCAACATCGGTTCGACGGAGAACGGCATCCGCGATTTCGATGCCGCCCAGGCCGCTCTGATCCGTGCTTATCGTGAGGCCCTGCCGGAGCAGAGGCCCGGCCGGGTTGCGCAAGCGCGCGTCGTCGTCCCGACCGATGAGACCTCACCTGAACAGCGCGCTCGCTACGAGGAATACGTCCAACGTCGCACGCCTCGAACCCGAAAGGTCTTGGGGGAGAAGACGATCATAGCGATGGACCGGATGGGAAGCACCGGACAGATCGTCGAGCAGCTGAGATCCGATCCCTCGTTCGAGGCCGCAGACGAATTCATCGTGGAGCTGCCGTTCGAACTCGAGCCCTCGGACTGGCGGCACATTCTCGAACAATGTGCGACGAAGATCGGCCCGGCACTGGGGTGGGAGCCACGGCTCTAG
- a CDS encoding sodium:solute symporter, which yields MSTIAWVALGGILVIALLGFMGRRKPDLDLAEWTVGGHKFGVATTWLLQAGEVFTTFTFLGTAGLVVSGGAASFYSMPYVPLGYLALYFLAPKIWRITRSRGHLTQADFLEDAYSSRALGILVAISGVVFLLPYLQLQITGLGLIVQLVTGNHSMGAWSMVIAFVLVVAFVLWSGLRGVATTAYFKDVLMIVMLFVICIAVPIHYTGGFTNAFEIVREKMPEMLSVHGTQEYGIPWYISNMAISAIGVAFATMPHNWPPIMSARNSTVLRRNYLWLPFYNTLIVMPLVVGYVALVVLGSNADPDSSLLELASGMFPDWLMGVAAVAGIATAMVPSASLLIAISTLVSRNLARARSEKAQFTITQITVVVATGLALFLSIVMPDLLANLLLLTFSGLDQLAPAIAAALLLRKKIGASSILAGAVVGLAIVIGYTFWWTLPWAISEGIIGLVANVLVVVVFEAIRRSTRKAPAEAPITRVSEVLES from the coding sequence ATGAGCACCATCGCATGGGTCGCCTTGGGCGGAATCCTCGTCATTGCTCTGCTCGGCTTCATGGGTCGACGCAAACCCGATCTCGACCTCGCGGAGTGGACCGTCGGCGGGCATAAATTCGGCGTAGCCACCACGTGGCTGCTGCAAGCCGGAGAGGTCTTCACTACCTTCACTTTCCTGGGAACCGCCGGACTCGTGGTTTCCGGCGGGGCGGCATCGTTCTACTCGATGCCCTACGTCCCGCTGGGCTATCTCGCGCTGTATTTCCTGGCCCCCAAGATCTGGCGCATAACCCGCTCCCGTGGACACCTCACGCAAGCCGATTTTCTGGAAGACGCGTATTCCTCACGCGCCTTGGGAATTCTGGTGGCGATTTCGGGCGTCGTTTTCTTATTGCCGTATCTCCAGCTCCAGATCACGGGGCTTGGCCTGATCGTCCAGCTGGTCACGGGCAACCATTCGATGGGTGCGTGGTCGATGGTGATCGCTTTCGTCCTGGTCGTGGCATTCGTCCTGTGGTCCGGGCTGAGGGGAGTGGCGACCACCGCGTATTTCAAGGACGTACTGATGATCGTGATGCTTTTTGTCATCTGCATCGCGGTTCCCATCCACTACACCGGCGGCTTCACCAATGCTTTCGAGATAGTTCGGGAAAAGATGCCGGAGATGCTTTCGGTCCATGGCACACAGGAATACGGGATTCCCTGGTACATCTCCAACATGGCGATCAGCGCCATCGGCGTGGCCTTTGCGACCATGCCGCACAACTGGCCCCCGATCATGTCCGCGCGGAATTCCACGGTGCTCCGACGGAACTACCTGTGGCTTCCTTTCTACAACACCTTGATCGTGATGCCCCTGGTCGTGGGGTATGTGGCTCTGGTGGTTCTGGGAAGCAACGCGGATCCGGACAGTTCTCTGCTGGAGCTGGCCTCGGGAATGTTCCCGGATTGGCTGATGGGCGTTGCCGCCGTGGCCGGAATCGCGACGGCGATGGTCCCTTCGGCCTCGTTGCTCATTGCCATCAGCACTCTGGTCTCCCGCAACCTGGCGCGTGCCCGATCCGAGAAAGCCCAGTTCACAATCACGCAGATCACGGTCGTCGTGGCGACCGGTCTGGCCCTATTCCTCTCGATCGTAATGCCGGACCTCTTGGCGAATCTCTTGCTCCTGACCTTCTCTGGATTGGACCAGCTGGCCCCCGCGATCGCGGCCGCATTGCTACTCCGGAAGAAGATCGGAGCCTCGTCGATTCTGGCGGGCGCGGTCGTGGGGCTCGCGATCGTGATCGGATACACCTTCTGGTGGACACTGCCTTGGGCCATCAGCGAAGGGATCATCGGTTTGGTCGCGAACGTCCTAGTGGTCGTGGTCTTCGAAGCCATCCGCCGGAGCACCCGCAAGGCTCCTGCCGAGGCGCCGATCACGAGGGTCTCGGAGGTCCTGGAAAGCTGA
- a CDS encoding TerC family protein: MEITAIQWVVTLVVILALLAYDFFFHVRKPHEPTIKEAAVWSAVYVGIALLFGLVIMAFDGGQFAAEYYGGYITEKALSVDNLFVFLIIMASFQVPRADQQKVLLFGIVFALIARTAFIFVGAAAINAWAWVFYLFGIILLLTAGNLIKGEVADTGDDDEANNIIVRLAKRFMHTSENYDGDKLFTLENGKKVMTPMLLVMVAIGGTDVLFALDSIPAIFGLTQEPYIVFTATAFSLMGLRQLYFLIDGLLDRLIYLSWGLSIILAFIGVKLILHALHENNLPFINDGEPVHVIEVGIGMSLGVIIGVLVLTVLVSLYSPKGRALRIISGTEKAASDYLDLPEDASEEKRSELHGRLTEYQKKLAGLPDRTKDQLIDSEAKFRDLLTRAHGRHQDHLEK, from the coding sequence GTGGAGATTACCGCTATTCAGTGGGTCGTGACCCTCGTGGTCATTCTGGCCCTTTTGGCCTACGACTTCTTTTTTCACGTGCGCAAGCCGCACGAACCCACGATCAAGGAAGCGGCCGTATGGTCCGCGGTCTACGTGGGTATTGCTCTGCTCTTCGGGCTGGTGATCATGGCCTTCGACGGTGGTCAGTTCGCCGCAGAATACTACGGCGGGTACATCACCGAGAAAGCACTGTCGGTCGACAACCTTTTCGTCTTCCTGATCATCATGGCCTCGTTCCAAGTGCCCCGAGCCGATCAGCAGAAGGTGCTTCTCTTCGGCATCGTCTTCGCCCTGATCGCCCGAACGGCCTTCATCTTCGTGGGTGCGGCCGCGATCAACGCTTGGGCCTGGGTCTTCTACCTGTTCGGTATCATCCTCTTGCTGACCGCCGGGAACCTGATCAAGGGTGAGGTCGCGGACACCGGAGACGACGACGAGGCGAACAACATTATTGTTCGGCTCGCCAAACGCTTCATGCACACCAGTGAGAACTACGACGGTGACAAACTGTTCACCCTCGAAAATGGCAAGAAGGTCATGACGCCGATGCTTCTGGTCATGGTGGCCATCGGCGGCACCGACGTCTTATTCGCTCTCGACTCGATCCCCGCGATCTTCGGTCTCACCCAAGAGCCCTACATCGTCTTCACGGCCACGGCCTTCTCGCTCATGGGACTGCGCCAGCTGTACTTCCTCATCGACGGTCTGCTCGATCGTCTGATCTATCTTTCGTGGGGCCTGTCCATCATTCTGGCGTTCATCGGTGTGAAGCTCATCCTGCATGCGTTGCACGAGAACAATCTGCCCTTTATCAACGACGGCGAGCCGGTACATGTGATCGAGGTCGGTATCGGAATGTCACTGGGCGTGATCATCGGGGTCCTGGTGCTGACGGTCCTGGTTTCGTTGTACAGCCCGAAGGGCCGCGCATTGCGCATCATCAGCGGCACCGAGAAGGCCGCGAGCGACTATCTCGACTTGCCGGAGGACGCCTCGGAGGAGAAGCGTTCCGAGCTGCACGGGCGGCTCACGGAATACCAGAAGAAACTTGCGGGACTTCCTGATCGCACAAAGGACCAGTTGATCGACTCCGAAGCCAAATTCCGGGATCTGCTGACCCGGGCTCATGGGCGGCACCAGGACCACCTAGAGAAATAG